ATACTGCGAAGAACTTATAGAAGGGATACAACCTTATTTATCCGTTGTAGACGAAGTACTGAAAGGAAAATTGGcatcaatatattattttgaggCAAGGGAAGCATTTGAACATTCAAGTAAGCCGTACctttcaattgaagaattcaGAAGATTGGACCtgaataaatttttagCCGGATTCTATGGATTTAAGAGACAATTTAAAGTTGGTGAAGAGATCTTAaatgtatataaaaaatcaCTGGAAAGGAACAAATCTGCTACCTTACGATGGTGGGGAATTGAAGATTTCTCCAAGTATGTTTTAGCACCGGAAGTACTTGCATCTTTCCAAATGAGTCGAATGCAAGCTATCAAGAAGAACGACAGCGTAGAACGACAAGAAGTATATGATCTGTTCGATGACACCGTTGAATATGGTATCTCAGTATCCGATACTGACCCATTGGAGAAATGGGAAGTCTCTGTAGAAGAATCTCGTTTGATAGAACTCGGTCTAGACCCTAAAATATATGGTTCTGATTACTGGCATGCTTGAATTAACAAACCCTAATATCTTCCTGATAGAAGAGATTACAGACAGactatttttataaaactGCATTTATTAGGTTGGCTAGAGATAGCGTCAGATGTGTCAGGACATACTTAACTGttcaatatcatctaaAATATATGGAAATTGACGCCCAGCTGTCACTTTTTACTTTTGTGTCtcaaatttggaaaataaacaaaaaagttTAACAATGAGGATCGTGAAATACggtaatgaaaattttttcaaagtgaaaaataaagCAGACCAAGAAGAGAGCTTGACACCTCTTCCCACGATTAAGGCTATCTCCATGTACTGAGGAGTCTtggatatatatttcttgtcAATTGCTTTTAGTTGTTATGTATTCTTGGTAGCTTGCgtttatttgaagatttttGGTACGATAATATATCTGtctaatatataaagaaagaaacgaagaagaaatgtCCCAAAGAGCTTGTTACGTCTGTGGTAAAATCGGCCATTTAGCTGAAGATTGTGattctgaaaaattatgttACAACTGTAACCAACCAGGTCACGTCCAATCTGAATGTCCTCAACCAAGAACTGTTGAACACAAACAATGTTACAACTGTGGTGAAACCGGTCACGTCAGAAGTGAATGTACCGTCCAACGTTGTTACAATTGTAACCAAACTGGTCACATTTCTAAGGATTGTCCTGAACCAAAGAAACCTtacaacagcaacaacagaCGTGGTGGTAACTCCAGAGTCTCTTGTTACAAGTGTGGTGGTCCAAATCACATGGCTAAGGACTGTACTGAATCTGATCCTAAGTGTTACAACTGTGGTAACACCGGTCATTTATCAAGAGATTGTCCAGAAGGTCCAAGGGAAAAGACTTGTTACAAATGTAACGAAACAGGTCACATCTCAAGAGATTGTCCAAACTAAATTGTCCTAAATTCTTAATTCTAGATTTTTGACATATTATCAACTTTGTCTACCCtttattccaattcatAATAAcccaaaataaaataaaataaaaataaaattcacCTATTGTTCTATACTTAGctttattatcttctttaatgATGTATCTATATGTAATGTGGTTTATGtagttttcaaaaaaaaattacaaattttttaaaaagatatgatatttgatttttaaaattatatttttctataAAGAGTATCCGCTAATTTAATTGTCTTGGAACaatctttaatatcatGCACTCTAACGATATTTGTACCAAATCCAACACATGAAGCTACAATTGATCCAGTGGCGAAATCTCTGGCTACTGGGTCTTCatcttttgtaattttgcCTATAAATTTCTTCCTTGATGGACCCAATAATATTGggatatttttaaaattggCAAAAACTGTTTCTTTATCACCGTCTTCTGAACAtgaataattcttcaatattggTATATCTCTTATGAtttgtaaattttgatttgaatcCTTGGCAAACCCGATACCTGGATCCAGAATAATTTGCCAACGACGGATTCCATTTGCAATAGCAAGTTTATAGCGTTGACTTAATTCTCTACCAATAACCTTCATGAATTGAGCTTCTGGAATATCACATTCTTTACCattgatatattcaattaaattcatgCCACCTTCATTATCGGTGGTTGtatttgtatatttattcatCTTATTCATGTTTGAGATATCACCCCTTATATGTGATAATACATATGATACTCTTGGATTTGCTGCTATAACTTTAAACATTCCATCATCAAACAATCCACCAGATATATCATTGACTATATCAACGCCAGCTTCAATAGATTGTCTAGCAACTTCTGCTCTATATGTATCTATTGATAAGATAATTTTCTCTTGAGGTAATTCATTGCATGATCTAATTGCCTTGATGACTGGGATTGTTCTCTTCAATTCTTCCTCTAATGTAGCCTGAATAGATCCAGGACGAGTGGAACATCCACCAATATCGATAATTATAGATTCATGTAATTGAAAGACTTGAACACACATCTCCTTaacaaaatttatttctttgatagTTGTTGTAGAGAAATGTTCACCACCATCAGAAAATGAATCTGGCGTTACATTTAAGATACCCATTAAATAAGTTGGTGATACAGTTTCACGATATGGTTGATTCGTCATCTTGTTTATcttattaattgatttgaattttaaaAATCTAGGTTGTGAGTTCATGTTGGGTAATGGAATGACCTTCCACAAtgaatcttcatcattttcatttgcGTAAAGTTGATCCAAATGGTTCCAAATTGGTTCTGCTGTAATTGGATGAATGTGGTCTGGTGAAATTAATTCACATAATGGTTCCAAAACAAAAGATCTTTCTAACATCCGTGGATGAGGGATAACTAGGTTAGGTTCATTGATTGTAATATGTTCATTGgatgaattcaaatataatattatatctaAATCAATGCACCTTGGTCCATTATCAAAATGTTTCACTCTTTTCAACTCATCATATTCAATCTCTTTGcaaattgataataattccTGAGGTAgatattttgttttgatttgaataCAACCATTCATGAAGGGATCTTGATCTTTAAAGTACATTGGCTcactttcaaataatgatgacgTTTGAGTAATTTTTATCTTAGGATCATTAGATAATATAGTTATAGCAGATTCAATATATTGTAATTTATCACCAATATTTGATCCAAATGCTAAATATGCTGTGTTCCACGTATTAGGGATCAATGTTTTCATTGAATCATTTTCTACAGGTaaatcaaaagaagaatcGGTACTTTTAATTTGATCAATTGCATTAAGTGTAATATATTGCTTGGCATTCAATTCCTTTAAAGTTCTCGTGCAACTGACTCCAACGCCGTCAGTATCCATGATTGCACTATGTTTGATTACTTCCACAAGAATTGGTAAATTCAAGtctaaaatattttgatagtATTGTTCTTGAGAAATCAATTTACTTACTGATTCCACTAAGGCTTCCACAGTTTTAAAGTTTGAATTTTCCACATATTTCACTACATTGTTAATTATTGAAGCATATGGAACATCCTCTCTATTAGTAGTTAACCAGGgcaatataatatttagTGAAATTTTTTGCTTTTGTAATCTTTCGAAGGTGAAAACGCCAATCAATGTAaataattccaaatttcGGATATGTAATAGATCATATTGTTTTGGAATCATATCCTTTGGGGAACTAATTTTAATATCCTTTTCATAAGAAATATCGTTTGTTCGTAAATGTGTATTTAATGCTTGCACAGTGATTTTCAAATCCTTGATACCTGGATAAGTATTACATAAAGTGGAAGTAATTGAATTAGTTAGAGTACAAAGATTAACCCAATCaagtttctttttaatCAAATTCCGAACGTCACGACATATCGTTGcataatttaatgaataatttagaTCATCAGTTGTTGAACTTTTTTGGAAGTCTGTCCCCAGTTTCAAAGAAATGAGACATGTTTGAGGTTGGTGTCTACCCCAAGCATCTGAACCGATGGTGGTTGATATATTAAgattctttatatttatgAGATCTGCCATTGTAGAGAACTTCCTCATGCCTTttattaatcttttttttgtttgtcCTTAGGTTGTTGGGAAATCTTTGTCAGAGCTCGATATCCAGGTATACGCTTTGATGGttttaaataagaaaaccGTATCCTTATCCTACTTCCTTGTTAGCTTGAAGAATTGTGGATTGCAAAGAAATGTGTCACTGAGTCTACTCTACGTTTATACGTCTGTATTACACAGTTTGtacttttcttttgaagTCATCGAATTTTTTGGggaactttttttttcttcaaaagtttttcaaaactttgCCCTAAGGGCTTATACACTTATTTTCTCTAATAACCCTATGTTTGAATAATTGAGCCCTGCAAAAGTCCGTGGAAGCATGTAAGCACAAAAGTTCCGCGGGAAAGTAAAAATTTCCGAAAccaaacaaaaacaaagaattgaaatacGAATAGGAATAGGTTTACTATCGATAAAGATATATGCAAGgtaaatcatttattaatatagTAAAACTACAAGAACATAATGTCCAAAAACTTATGATATAGACAAAGCATACATACATAGAGTataacaaaatattttaggACTGGTTTTTTAATATAGAACTATAGTAGttttctaaattttcaGTCAGAACTATAATTCTTCGCCTCGATACGAACTTCTTAATATTGGACATTGTATTTGCTAGTCATTTAATTATCATTCTCAGGCCTCTCACTATTCTTTTATCCAACTCAATTAACAGTTTTTCTAAATATTACACCCCGAACCATACGAATATATACAAATGAATAGCAGAGACGATATTCCGAGCGGTGAAACTACTACCAAGAAACAACTACGAATGATTTCAGTAGCGTTTAAGGATGCCTCTTTAGACTCTCCATCATTCAGAGCATCTgtcaatttctttcaaacaAGAGtggaattatttgaagattgGTTACAGAAGACTACAGATTTCTATGACCATAAATATAAAGCATCTTTTGAAGATTTCCAAAGAGCCAAAGAAACTGTATTATCACAATTATTACCGTCCCCTACCATGCTAAGTAACGGTTCCGTAAGTAACCAAACATTTACTCCTACAATAATAGATGGATTTATCAAAGATTATACAGAAGTTTCCAACAGATTATTACGATTCATACTAAATGAAGATATAGGGCATTCTACATACCTTACTGAATTACTTTCCAATGCCATTGAACCATATAGAAACACAAGAACAAactttgaatattatcaaacaAAATATGATACATTACTAGCAGCatatcaatcaattaaagTTTCCAATGCAAACGTGGatccaaattcaattaaaaatgaCGTCATGCAATTGTTTGAATTACACAAGAGTTACCTTGCTGCATCATTAGACTTAATCAGTGCCATTTCAGTATTACAGTTAAGTTTCGATAAGTTTCTATTAGATGCTACCACCAGTTTGAAAGAAAACACCATGTTCTCATTCAAAGAATCAGGTCAAAGTCTTGATTTGGCACCTTCtatgaatgaatatttaaatgattatTCCATATGGGTTAGTAATTCCATTGAAGGCGCTAAAGCTTTAGAATTTGATATTCAAAACGCAAGGAAACAAATATTCAACTATACTATTAAGAGAATTACTCCATCTGATAATATTGACgattataatattagaaGTATTAGATCTTCAGATTTGATTAATATACGAACGTTAAAATTGCCTCAAACATCACCTGAAAAATCTGGTTGGTTGTTCATGAAAACAATGGTGGGGAAACCAAGTAGAACAGTATGGGTTAGACGATGGTGTTTCTTAACTAATTCCATATTTggattatttttattatctcCATCGAAAACTTACGTGGAGGAAACTGATAAATTCGGTGTCTTATTGACTAATGTAAGATATGATCCTGATGAAGATAGGaagttttgttttgaagTTAGGATCTTGGGGAATAAAGCTACTGAGGGACCCAATATTCCTAAGGATATATCTTTAGTCTTCCAAGCGGAAAGTTTAATCGAATTAAAATCTTGGTTAGTTGCATTTGAATCTTCGAAAAAATACGCATTCTCATTGAatccaaattattttcaacatGAAATTGcatttaaaagattttcaccaaaatattttgaattcgCATCAAgtacaacaacaactattgatcaattaattACCACATTTGATCATGATACTAAATCATTAACTGAATATTTAgattattcattttcagaATATGAAGTCCTATCGTTAAcaaatatgaaattatttcaatttcaaatggtGATGACGCCAATTTGTACTAAGATGACACAATTAGCaattctttccaatttcttcacAAAGGGTAGTTGGTTCCCCACAGCAATTCTTGCCAATATTTGGGGGACCACCAATTGGAGcgattattcattattaacaGGGTTGCTTTCTCCTAATTTGACAAATCATGTTGATAAATCATCGA
Above is a genomic segment from Naumovozyma dairenensis CBS 421 chromosome 6, complete genome containing:
- the GIS2 gene encoding mRNA-binding translational activator GIS2 (similar to Saccharomyces cerevisiae GIS2 (YNL255C); ancestral locus Anc_1.105); the encoded protein is MSQRACYVCGKIGHLAEDCDSEKLCYNCNQPGHVQSECPQPRTVEHKQCYNCGETGHVRSECTVQRCYNCNQTGHISKDCPEPKKPYNSNNRRGGNSRVSCYKCGGPNHMAKDCTESDPKCYNCGNTGHLSRDCPEGPREKTCYKCNETGHISRDCPN
- the FOL1 gene encoding trifunctional dihydropteroate synthetase/dihydrohydroxymethylpterin pyrophosphokinase/dihydroneopterin aldolase FOL1 (similar to Saccharomyces cerevisiae FOL1 (YNL256W); ancestral locus Anc_1.104); its protein translation is MRKFSTMADLINIKNLNISTTIGSDAWGRHQPQTCLISLKLGTDFQKSSTTDDLNYSLNYATICRDVRNLIKKKLDWVNLCTLTNSITSTLCNTYPGIKDLKITVQALNTHLRTNDISYEKDIKISSPKDMIPKQYDLLHIRNLELFTLIGVFTFERLQKQKISLNIILPWLTTNREDVPYASIINNVVKYVENSNFKTVEALVESVSKLISQEQYYQNILDLNLPILVEVIKHSAIMDTDGVGVSCTRTLKELNAKQYITLNAIDQIKSTDSSFDLPVENDSMKTLIPNTWNTAYLAFGSNIGDKLQYIESAITILSNDPKIKITQTSSLFESEPMYFKDQDPFMNGCIQIKTKYLPQELLSICKEIEYDELKRVKHFDNGPRCIDLDIILYLNSSNEHITINEPNLVIPHPRMLERSFVLEPLCELISPDHIHPITAEPIWNHLDQLYANENDEDSLWKVIPLPNMNSQPRFLKFKSINKINKMTNQPYRETVSPTYLMGILNVTPDSFSDGGEHFSTTTIKEINFVKEMCVQVFQLHESIIIDIGGCSTRPGSIQATLEEELKRTIPVIKAIRSCNELPQEKIILSIDTYRAEVARQSIEAGVDIVNDISGGLFDDGMFKVIAANPRVSYVLSHIRGDISNMNKMNKYTNTTTDNEGGMNLIEYINGKECDIPEAQFMKVIGRELSQRYKLAIANGIRRWQIILDPGIGFAKDSNQNLQIIRDIPILKNYSCSEDGDKETVFANFKNIPILLGPSRKKFIGKITKDEDPVARDFATGSIVASCVGFGTNIVRVHDIKDCSKTIKLADTLYRKI